In the genome of Gloeotrichia echinulata CP02, one region contains:
- a CDS encoding glycosyltransferase family 2 protein, producing MITIEAIATVTKDSEVTITVPANIPPGTHKMVLTIDEQSIGNQTLLSPERVCDRFRHPMKSNLNSVELSIVVPLHNEEDNIDHLFERLASVLNRLNITYEIICIDDGSKDNTLKCLIDHRDHNPAIKVVSFSRNFGKEIALTAGIDYSEGKIIIPIDADLQDPPELIEQLIDKWREGYDVVYAQRRLRLDDSLIKQLTAKAFYWTIARLSPVDIPANVGDFRLLDRRVVEALKQIPERTRFMKGLFAWVGFKQSSIPYDRQPRYQGQTKWNYWKLWNFAIDGITSFSLIPLKIWTYLGLSISFLAFLYAAYLIIFTMIAGITVPGYISLMVVLLFLGGIQLIGLGVIGEYLGRIYEEAKQRPLYLVQESHGFTNNSLEIESKKTNLQCTNPMV from the coding sequence ATGATAACAATTGAAGCTATTGCTACTGTAACCAAAGATTCTGAAGTGACAATTACAGTTCCCGCCAATATTCCTCCAGGGACTCACAAAATGGTACTAACTATTGATGAACAATCAATAGGGAATCAAACACTACTGTCACCAGAGCGAGTGTGCGATCGCTTCAGACATCCAATGAAATCAAATTTAAATTCTGTAGAGTTGTCTATAGTAGTACCTCTTCACAATGAAGAAGATAATATTGACCACTTATTTGAGCGTCTTGCTTCAGTTTTGAATCGCCTGAACATTACTTATGAAATTATCTGTATAGATGATGGCAGTAAGGACAATACTTTGAAGTGTTTGATCGATCACCGCGATCACAATCCAGCTATTAAAGTAGTGAGTTTCTCGCGTAATTTTGGTAAAGAGATTGCATTAACAGCGGGAATAGATTACTCAGAGGGAAAAATCATTATTCCAATTGATGCTGATCTGCAAGATCCTCCAGAACTAATTGAGCAACTTATTGATAAGTGGCGCGAGGGTTATGATGTAGTCTATGCTCAACGCCGTTTACGGTTAGATGATAGTTTGATCAAACAGTTAACAGCTAAAGCATTTTATTGGACTATAGCCAGGCTAAGTCCTGTTGATATTCCTGCAAATGTGGGTGATTTTCGATTATTAGATCGGCGAGTTGTAGAAGCACTCAAACAGATACCTGAAAGAACTCGGTTCATGAAAGGTTTATTTGCTTGGGTTGGCTTCAAACAATCCTCAATCCCATACGACCGCCAACCCCGTTACCAAGGACAGACCAAGTGGAATTATTGGAAACTTTGGAATTTTGCCATTGATGGAATTACCTCTTTTAGTCTTATTCCTCTGAAGATTTGGACTTACTTGGGATTAAGTATATCATTTTTAGCATTCTTATATGCTGCTTATCTAATTATTTTTACCATGATTGCAGGAATTACAGTGCCAGGCTATATCTCGTTAATGGTCGTTTTACTCTTTCTCGGCGGTATACAGTTGATAGGATTAGGTGTCATTGGAGAATATTTGGGACGAATCTATGAGGAAGCCAAGCAACGGCCATTGTATTTAGTCCAAGAATCTCATGGCTTTACTAATAATTCTTTAGAGATAGAATCCAAGAAGACTAATTTACAATGTACTAACCCTATGGTATGA
- a CDS encoding DegT/DnrJ/EryC1/StrS family aminotransferase, translated as MIIQIEPWIDEKEWEQVKRVIDSTYLTESKITAEFEEGIKELTQSKHNIATSNGTTALYCGLKALNIGYGDEVIVPNLTFVASSNAVIMAGAKPVFCEVAKDTLCIDVEAAAALVTERTKAIMPVHLYGQSADMVAVMEFAQQYNLKVIEDAAQGIGVKFKGEHVGLQGDVSAISFYGNKTITCGEGGIILTQSDTIAQACRRLKNHGRDHRGTFVHEHIGFNFSITELQSGIGVAQLKKLPEIIRRKQEICDTYSQGLGDIPQLQILPVDERCEPVYWFTSYYAQNRAELEKFLLSNDIQTRRFFCPLHMQPCYKDLVDPNREYPISEKAYEQGISLPSAYGLKPEEQAYVIEKIREFYLG; from the coding sequence ATGATTATTCAAATCGAACCTTGGATTGATGAAAAAGAGTGGGAGCAAGTCAAGCGTGTTATTGACTCTACATATCTGACCGAAAGCAAAATTACTGCTGAATTTGAAGAAGGCATCAAAGAATTAACGCAATCTAAACACAACATAGCCACTTCCAATGGAACCACGGCTTTGTATTGTGGATTAAAAGCATTAAATATTGGTTATGGTGATGAAGTAATTGTACCGAATTTAACATTTGTCGCTTCATCCAATGCTGTAATTATGGCTGGAGCTAAACCCGTATTTTGTGAAGTCGCAAAAGACACACTTTGTATTGACGTTGAGGCAGCAGCAGCATTAGTAACAGAGAGGACTAAAGCGATAATGCCAGTCCATTTATACGGTCAAAGTGCTGACATGGTTGCCGTCATGGAATTTGCTCAACAGTATAACCTCAAAGTAATTGAAGACGCTGCTCAAGGAATTGGAGTTAAGTTCAAGGGAGAACACGTAGGATTACAAGGTGACGTAAGTGCGATTTCATTTTATGGAAATAAAACCATTACCTGTGGTGAAGGAGGAATAATACTAACCCAAAGCGATACAATTGCCCAAGCTTGTCGTCGGTTAAAAAACCACGGACGCGATCACAGAGGCACATTCGTACACGAACATATAGGCTTTAACTTCTCTATTACCGAACTACAATCAGGAATTGGTGTCGCACAACTCAAGAAACTGCCAGAAATTATTCGCCGTAAACAGGAGATTTGTGACACTTACAGTCAAGGACTAGGAGATATACCTCAACTACAAATACTGCCAGTAGATGAACGCTGCGAACCTGTGTACTGGTTTACTTCATATTATGCCCAAAATCGAGCCGAATTAGAAAAATTTTTGTTAAGTAACGATATTCAAACACGGCGCTTTTTCTGTCCACTGCATATGCAGCCTTGTTACAAAGATTTAGTTGATCCCAATCGGGAATATCCTATAAGTGAGAAGGCTTATGAACAGGGAATTTCATTACCGTCAGCTTATGGATTAAAGCCAGAAGAACAAGCTTATGTTATTGAAAAAATCCGGGAATTTTATTTAGGGTAA
- a CDS encoding GtrA family protein → MQLNPFFQKVLKFLIGGGITTCFNLLLIFMLVDWWGWDTPLLHNIANAVSIELSVLLSFFIYRIWVWTDSEWKIKEVLFKQLPLFHLAAGSAVVARIFFLFPLLDYLSIDFMINTLAGGLFGATLNYIMSDRLVFRSDNDKLI, encoded by the coding sequence ATGCAACTCAATCCATTTTTTCAAAAAGTTTTGAAATTCCTGATTGGTGGAGGTATCACCACCTGCTTTAATTTACTCTTGATTTTTATGCTGGTTGATTGGTGGGGATGGGATACTCCTCTGCTACACAATATAGCCAATGCTGTATCAATTGAACTCTCTGTATTATTGAGTTTTTTCATTTACCGCATTTGGGTATGGACTGATAGCGAATGGAAGATTAAAGAAGTTTTATTTAAGCAATTACCTCTGTTTCATTTAGCGGCGGGGAGTGCGGTAGTTGCGCGAATTTTTTTTCTATTTCCTCTGCTGGACTATTTGAGTATTGATTTTATGATCAATACATTGGCTGGAGGTTTATTTGGTGCAACTCTCAACTATATTATGAGCGATCGCCTTGTTTTTAGAAGTGACAATGATAAATTGATATAA
- a CDS encoding SGNH/GDSL hydrolase family protein, translated as MNKLKGWVKVSLIGILILCGLVFGLVIGEIGLRIAGIEYKVFNTIDEHRGWADRPGDSGWYRTEGESYIQINSEGFRDREHTKAKPENTLRIALLGDSFVAAYEVPLEEGFAAVIERELSGCKSLSGKKVEVIKFGTRAYGTDQELITLREKVWAYSPDIVILAFYTGNDVVNNSQALYNKALSYNLYRNIVSQKPYFILKDGHLVLDTSFLNTDAYHSRQSWWAKIYESLLQNSRLLQVFRRAKYAFAELLIQPTIQETATKVGSAASMLENEIYKQPTDSTWLEAWQVTEELIKSMHNDVIAKEADFMVVTLSNDIQVHPDRSLRQKFMQNLRITDFFYPDLRIKLLGDQSGFTVFNLAQTFQDYAQKNQVPLHGFNNDIPWGGHWNAQGHQLAGKMIAQKLCEQQEL; from the coding sequence ATGAATAAATTGAAGGGATGGGTAAAGGTATCATTAATTGGCATCTTGATTCTCTGCGGACTAGTCTTTGGGTTAGTGATAGGTGAAATTGGCTTACGTATTGCTGGAATTGAGTATAAAGTGTTTAACACTATAGATGAACATAGAGGCTGGGCAGACCGTCCTGGTGATTCAGGATGGTATCGCACCGAAGGTGAATCCTACATTCAAATTAATAGTGAAGGCTTCCGAGATCGGGAACATACTAAGGCAAAACCAGAAAATACCTTACGAATTGCTCTCTTGGGAGATTCATTCGTAGCAGCCTATGAAGTACCACTGGAAGAAGGTTTTGCCGCAGTGATAGAACGTGAACTGAGTGGATGTAAATCTCTATCTGGAAAGAAGGTAGAAGTGATTAAGTTCGGGACACGTGCTTATGGAACAGACCAGGAACTGATTACCCTCCGAGAAAAAGTTTGGGCTTATTCGCCGGATATCGTAATTTTAGCTTTTTATACTGGTAACGATGTTGTTAATAATTCCCAGGCTTTGTATAATAAGGCTTTGTCTTATAACTTGTATAGAAATATAGTTTCCCAAAAACCCTATTTTATCTTGAAGGACGGTCATTTGGTTCTTGATACCTCTTTTCTGAATACAGATGCTTATCACTCAAGGCAGTCATGGTGGGCAAAAATTTATGAAAGCCTCCTACAAAACTCGCGCTTGTTACAGGTTTTTCGCCGCGCTAAATATGCTTTTGCTGAACTATTGATCCAACCAACAATACAGGAGACAGCTACTAAAGTAGGATCTGCAGCATCTATGCTTGAGAATGAGATTTACAAGCAACCTACTGACTCTACATGGTTAGAAGCATGGCAAGTTACAGAGGAACTAATTAAGTCAATGCATAATGATGTAATTGCCAAAGAGGCAGATTTTATGGTTGTTACTTTGAGTAATGACATTCAAGTACATCCTGATCGTTCATTGCGCCAAAAATTTATGCAGAATTTAAGGATTACTGATTTTTTCTATCCCGATTTACGGATAAAACTTCTGGGTGATCAATCTGGCTTTACAGTGTTCAATCTAGCACAGACTTTTCAGGATTATGCTCAGAAAAACCAAGTCCCCTTACATGGGTTTAACAATGATATTCCGTGGGGCGGGCATTGGAATGCTCAGGGACATCAACTGGCAGGAAAAATGATTGCCCAAAAACTTTGTGAACAGCAAGAATTATAA
- a CDS encoding ester cyclase: protein MNNLTNKEVVRLFFEIYNNQDYEASYKYIAPDYIDHGLPQVRSVEDAIEILKTTHKAFPDIKVVIDDLIEENDKIVFRGHFTGTHLGEFINIAPTGVKVEFEALEIFKIENQKITESWGYWPIAAILQTLSNN, encoded by the coding sequence ATGAATAATCTGACTAATAAGGAAGTGGTTAGACTATTTTTTGAGATCTATAACAATCAAGATTACGAAGCATCATACAAATATATTGCACCGGATTATATAGATCATGGGCTACCTCAAGTGCGAAGCGTCGAGGATGCAATTGAGATACTGAAAACTACTCACAAAGCCTTTCCAGATATTAAAGTGGTGATTGACGATCTCATTGAGGAAAATGACAAAATTGTATTTCGAGGTCATTTTACAGGTACGCACTTAGGTGAGTTTATTAATATAGCTCCCACTGGAGTAAAAGTAGAATTTGAGGCATTAGAAATATTCAAGATTGAGAATCAGAAGATTACAGAATCTTGGGGATATTGGCCGATTGCAGCAATTTTACAGACTCTCTCAAATAACTGA
- a CDS encoding carbamoyltransferase — translation MHIIGISAYYHDSAAALIVDGEIVAAAQEERFSRKKHDARFPKQAIAYCLKQAKIRLSEVDQIVFYDKPLVKFERLLETYLAYAPKGLISFIEAMPVWLKEKLYLKTLLKKELATLGDCKTEQLPQLLFTEHHQAHAASAFFPSPFNRAGVLCLDGVGEWATTSVWLGEDHQLTPQWEIDFPHSLGLLYSAFTYYTGFKVNSGEYKLMGLAPYGELKYVDHILNHLLDLKEDGTFRLNMDYFNYTTGLTMTTPKFHELFGGSPRQSEGKLTQREMDLARSIQYVTEEVVLRLARTVKKELDTDYLCLAGGVALNCVANGRILRESDFRDIWIQPAAGDAGGAIGAALAIWHQYHQKPRIPQDGDAMRGGYLGPCFGETEIREYLQSVNAPYQYLEDDKLMPDLAKILEQGNIVGWFSGRMEFGPRALGGRSIIGDPRHPKMQSVMNLKIKYRESFRPFAPSVLAEQVSNYFELDRPSPYMLLVAPINSQLRISMTPEQEELFGIDKLNVKRSQIPAVTHVDYSARIQTVHQQTNPRYYELLRHFQAKTGCGVLVNTSFNVRGEPIVCKPEDAYRCFMRTEMDYLVLENFLLAKSDQPQIDQDESWKTEFELD, via the coding sequence ATGCATATTATAGGAATTTCAGCTTATTATCACGATAGCGCTGCAGCCTTAATTGTAGATGGTGAAATTGTTGCTGCTGCTCAGGAGGAGCGTTTTTCTCGCAAAAAACATGATGCGAGATTTCCCAAACAAGCGATCGCCTACTGTCTCAAACAAGCAAAGATTCGATTATCAGAAGTAGACCAAATTGTTTTTTACGATAAGCCATTGGTCAAATTTGAACGCCTCCTGGAAACTTACCTCGCCTACGCACCCAAGGGATTGATTTCCTTTATTGAGGCAATGCCAGTTTGGTTGAAGGAAAAGCTTTACCTAAAAACCCTATTAAAAAAGGAACTGGCAACCCTTGGAGATTGTAAAACAGAGCAATTGCCCCAACTTTTGTTTACTGAACATCACCAAGCACACGCCGCTTCTGCTTTTTTTCCCAGCCCCTTTAATCGGGCAGGGGTGTTGTGCTTAGATGGGGTAGGAGAATGGGCAACTACCTCTGTTTGGTTGGGAGAAGACCATCAACTAACTCCCCAATGGGAAATTGATTTTCCCCACTCTTTAGGACTACTTTATTCTGCCTTCACCTACTACACAGGGTTCAAGGTCAACTCCGGGGAATATAAACTCATGGGTTTAGCACCCTATGGTGAACTCAAATATGTAGACCATATCCTCAACCATCTTTTGGATCTCAAAGAAGATGGAACATTTCGGTTGAATATGGACTACTTCAACTACACCACAGGGTTGACCATGACTACCCCTAAATTTCATGAACTGTTTGGTGGTTCACCACGTCAAAGCGAGGGGAAACTAACCCAGCGAGAAATGGATTTGGCTCGTTCTATCCAATATGTGACTGAGGAAGTCGTTTTGCGTTTAGCAAGAACGGTCAAGAAAGAACTGGATACAGACTATCTTTGTTTAGCCGGTGGAGTTGCCCTAAATTGTGTTGCCAATGGACGCATTTTGCGAGAAAGCGATTTTCGAGATATTTGGATTCAACCTGCCGCTGGAGACGCAGGGGGAGCAATCGGAGCAGCATTAGCTATTTGGCATCAGTATCATCAGAAGCCTCGCATTCCCCAGGATGGGGATGCTATGCGGGGGGGTTATCTAGGTCCTTGCTTTGGGGAAACAGAGATTCGAGAATATCTCCAGTCTGTGAATGCGCCCTACCAATACCTAGAAGATGACAAACTCATGCCGGATCTTGCTAAAATTCTAGAGCAAGGAAATATCGTGGGTTGGTTCTCTGGAAGGATGGAGTTTGGCCCGCGAGCTTTGGGAGGTCGTTCCATCATCGGCGATCCTCGTCATCCTAAAATGCAATCGGTGATGAACCTAAAAATTAAATACCGTGAATCCTTCCGTCCCTTTGCCCCTTCCGTTTTAGCAGAACAGGTTTCTAACTACTTTGAGCTTGACCGTCCTAGCCCTTATATGCTTTTGGTTGCACCCATTAACTCCCAACTGCGGATTTCCATGACACCAGAGCAAGAGGAGTTGTTTGGCATTGATAAGTTAAACGTGAAGCGATCGCAAATCCCCGCAGTCACCCATGTGGATTACTCCGCTCGGATTCAAACGGTTCATCAACAAACCAATCCTCGGTATTATGAATTGCTGCGTCATTTTCAGGCAAAAACTGGCTGTGGAGTTTTAGTAAACACATCATTTAATGTCCGGGGTGAACCGATTGTCTGTAAACCAGAAGATGCCTATCGCTGTTTTATGAGAACGGAGATGGACTATTTAGTGTTGGAGAATTTTCTCCTTGCTAAATCCGATCAACCCCAAATAGATCAAGATGAATCTTGGAAAACCGAATTTGAATTAGATTAA
- a CDS encoding class I SAM-dependent methyltransferase — MESQMYQEMMEVEDKHWWFVARRSIIEQVIRKLNLPADAEIFEAGCGTGGNLAMLSHHGRVYGMELDETARTFASDLKIGEIEPGFLPDNIPFPDKNFDLILLLDVLEHLEQDTASLEALSAKLKPSGWLLITVPAYPWLWSRHDDLLHHKRRYLLNNLRQIVGNAGYNINFASYFNFVLFPLIAMVLLLQKVFNKGGKEQNIPPKLINQILTFLFGSERYLIGRLSLPFGVSLLLLAQRNKLAQLLEQ; from the coding sequence ATGGAATCTCAAATGTACCAGGAAATGATGGAAGTCGAAGACAAACATTGGTGGTTTGTTGCACGGCGATCAATCATTGAGCAAGTTATCAGGAAGTTGAATTTACCAGCAGATGCAGAAATTTTTGAAGCTGGTTGTGGGACTGGAGGTAACTTAGCTATGCTCAGTCATCACGGACGAGTCTATGGTATGGAGTTAGATGAAACAGCCAGGACTTTTGCTAGTGACCTTAAAATAGGAGAAATTGAGCCTGGTTTTTTGCCAGATAATATTCCATTTCCTGATAAAAATTTCGATCTCATTCTATTATTAGATGTCTTGGAGCATCTAGAACAAGATACGGCATCTTTGGAAGCTTTGTCTGCAAAACTTAAGCCTTCTGGCTGGTTATTAATTACTGTTCCTGCTTATCCTTGGCTTTGGTCTCGACATGATGATCTCCTTCATCATAAACGTAGATATTTGCTCAATAACTTGCGGCAAATTGTTGGCAATGCTGGCTATAATATAAATTTTGCTAGTTATTTTAATTTTGTATTATTTCCTTTAATTGCAATGGTTCTCTTACTGCAAAAAGTTTTTAATAAAGGAGGTAAGGAACAAAATATACCACCGAAGTTAATCAATCAAATATTAACCTTCTTATTTGGGAGCGAGCGTTATTTGATAGGACGCTTATCTCTACCATTTGGTGTGTCACTCTTACTCTTAGCTCAAAGAAATAAATTAGCTCAATTGCTCGAGCAGTAA
- a CDS encoding DUF1349 domain-containing protein — protein sequence MNFDFTTAKWINQPKKFEITPELVKITTEPNTDFWQRSYYGFRHDNAPALLIESDNNFTSFTVRVTFGYSARFDQCGLIIYKDSENWFKASIEYENENFSRLGSVVTNYAYSDWSTTDIATTTVIWYRLCRRGPDFIIESSEDGISFNQMRIFHLHILGETPPQMGKINPPIQSEFAINYGLYACSPLNSSFEAQFDNFRFNDYKWMAHHAD from the coding sequence ATGAATTTTGATTTCACAACTGCTAAGTGGATTAACCAACCTAAAAAATTTGAAATAACTCCTGAGTTGGTGAAAATCACAACTGAACCAAATACAGATTTTTGGCAACGAAGTTACTATGGTTTCAGACATGATAATGCACCCGCTCTTTTAATTGAGAGTGACAATAACTTTACATCATTTACAGTCAGAGTAACCTTTGGATATTCGGCTAGGTTTGATCAATGTGGCTTGATTATTTACAAAGATAGTGAAAACTGGTTCAAAGCATCTATTGAATATGAAAACGAAAATTTTTCGCGTTTAGGAAGTGTTGTTACCAATTACGCTTATTCCGATTGGTCAACTACAGATATAGCTACTACAACTGTCATTTGGTATCGTCTTTGTCGCCGTGGTCCAGATTTCATCATCGAGTCGTCGGAAGATGGAATTTCTTTCAACCAAATGAGAATTTTTCATCTTCACATTTTAGGTGAAACTCCACCTCAAATGGGTAAAATTAATCCGCCAATTCAATCAGAGTTTGCCATCAACTATGGTTTGTATGCCTGTAGCCCTCTGAATTCATCCTTTGAAGCTCAATTCGATAACTTTAGATTTAATGACTATAAATGGATGGCACATCATGCTGATTGA
- the gntT gene encoding guanitoxin biosynthesis MATE family efflux transporter GntT: MNTKNFSQYNFLYRFLKASTINAASNIMIFLSRAISVAFLGHLSNINYLAGVALGAVLFSFLYEGCSFIKSATTAITSQAVGRDDREAILLAGLQNALIALGLGLIFLVLQYPLGKLGFMFLSATTDVKLAGIAYFHSRIWGAPAALVNLALMGWLLAREQNRQVWLLTIIGNAANVGLDYLYIVVWDWSSMGAGFSQAISQYLTLFVGLVMISREVSLKEIAALTEKILNLSALKAIFVMNGNLSVRSTVIVSIFVLFTAFSATLGTEVLAENVLLLQIVALSMYMCDGVQYATVAFIGNFQGQKARDKFVPLLQIALATNLVIALVVGLVTIFFPTPIFYIFTNHSELIEAIKVYIPWVILVVVGSGFAYIIDGYFAGLGEGTAIRNTYLISGSIGFISLTLSTFYSHSNHFLWLSLSMFMLSCALILGIQIPMTFQLNQEQNTREIKNPNEIQTIG; the protein is encoded by the coding sequence ATGAACACCAAAAATTTTTCCCAGTACAACTTCCTTTATCGCTTTCTGAAAGCTTCTACTATCAATGCAGCGTCGAATATTATGATATTCTTGTCGCGTGCAATCAGCGTAGCTTTCCTGGGACACCTGTCAAACATTAATTATTTAGCAGGGGTGGCATTAGGTGCTGTTTTATTTAGTTTTCTCTACGAAGGTTGTTCCTTTATTAAGTCAGCAACAACCGCCATTACATCTCAAGCCGTCGGACGAGATGACCGAGAAGCAATACTTCTAGCAGGACTACAAAATGCCTTAATCGCTTTGGGATTGGGTCTGATTTTCCTAGTGTTGCAATATCCTCTGGGGAAGCTAGGCTTTATGTTTTTGAGTGCTACGACCGATGTGAAACTAGCAGGTATTGCTTATTTTCATAGCCGGATTTGGGGAGCGCCTGCGGCTTTAGTCAATTTAGCCTTAATGGGATGGTTGCTTGCACGAGAACAAAATCGTCAAGTTTGGTTACTGACTATCATTGGCAATGCTGCTAATGTTGGACTGGATTATCTTTACATTGTCGTTTGGGATTGGTCAAGTATGGGGGCGGGATTTTCCCAAGCTATTAGCCAATATCTCACCCTATTTGTCGGACTTGTCATGATTAGCCGGGAAGTTTCCTTAAAAGAAATAGCTGCTTTAACCGAAAAGATCCTCAATTTGTCTGCCTTAAAAGCTATTTTTGTGATGAATGGCAATCTATCTGTTAGGTCTACAGTTATTGTATCTATTTTTGTGCTATTCACTGCTTTTAGTGCCACACTGGGAACTGAGGTTCTGGCGGAAAATGTTTTACTTCTCCAAATAGTAGCATTAAGTATGTATATGTGTGATGGAGTACAATATGCCACTGTAGCTTTTATTGGTAATTTTCAAGGTCAAAAAGCCAGAGATAAATTCGTACCACTTTTGCAAATTGCATTAGCAACTAACTTAGTGATCGCTTTAGTAGTTGGGCTGGTTACTATCTTTTTCCCTACCCCTATATTTTACATATTCACTAACCATTCTGAATTAATAGAAGCAATTAAAGTTTATATCCCTTGGGTAATCCTGGTTGTAGTGGGTTCAGGATTTGCTTATATTATAGATGGATATTTTGCTGGTTTGGGTGAGGGAACTGCTATACGCAATACTTACTTGATCAGTGGCTCAATCGGATTTATCTCCCTAACTTTATCAACCTTTTATTCTCATAGTAATCATTTTTTATGGTTATCTTTATCCATGTTTATGTTATCTTGCGCTTTAATTTTAGGGATACAAATACCTATGACTTTTCAATTAAATCAAGAGCAAAATACCAGGGAAATAAAAAATCCAAATGAAATACAGACAATTGGATAA
- a CDS encoding DMT family transporter, producing MTTNKLESTKLESTESNIERTDKSKVARSPNVIAFILLSVALVALSFTAILIKLSVREISANATVFNRLWIATIIFGLWNAINELRTKKLDDQIIPKEPYQSREIILLVAVAVVHVVGRVLWSWSLTQTSAANATVLSNLPPLFTTLGAWLILGQSFNRRFVIGMVIALAGAFTLGLDDFLLSGDILNSQNAIIGDAAALLSSVFYAASFLIIERLRSRLPVQNILVWRCFLGTLFILPVVLTFEDQIFPISWFGWLTVFGLAAICEALGHGLVVYSLKYLSSSFVTIFLLLEPVMTAILAWFIFSESLSLVNLLALSFILQGIYLAKTGKGADVEKPD from the coding sequence ATGACAACAAATAAACTCGAATCAACGAAGTTGGAATCAACGGAGTCAAATATAGAGCGAACTGACAAGTCAAAGGTTGCGCGATCGCCGAATGTGATAGCGTTTATTTTATTATCTGTTGCCCTAGTTGCTCTGTCCTTTACAGCAATCTTGATCAAGCTATCGGTGCGCGAAATTAGCGCTAACGCCACGGTATTTAATCGCCTGTGGATAGCAACAATTATCTTTGGGTTGTGGAATGCAATTAATGAATTACGCACCAAAAAATTAGACGATCAAATCATACCCAAAGAACCCTACCAATCAAGAGAAATCATACTCCTAGTTGCAGTAGCTGTTGTTCATGTCGTGGGTCGAGTTCTTTGGAGTTGGTCTTTAACTCAAACCAGTGCTGCTAATGCTACTGTACTGTCTAATCTGCCTCCACTATTCACCACTTTAGGGGCTTGGTTGATATTAGGTCAAAGTTTTAACCGCAGATTCGTGATTGGTATGGTAATTGCCCTAGCAGGTGCATTTACTTTAGGATTAGATGACTTCCTCTTATCTGGCGATATTTTAAACAGCCAGAATGCTATTATTGGTGACGCTGCTGCTTTGTTATCTTCAGTCTTTTATGCAGCCAGTTTTTTGATTATAGAGCGACTGCGAAGTAGGTTGCCTGTGCAGAATATACTGGTATGGCGCTGCTTTTTAGGTACTTTGTTTATCCTACCAGTCGTGCTGACGTTTGAAGACCAAATTTTTCCCATTTCCTGGTTTGGTTGGCTAACGGTATTTGGTTTAGCTGCTATTTGTGAAGCCCTGGGACATGGATTAGTAGTCTACAGCCTCAAGTATTTATCTTCATCCTTCGTTACAATATTTCTTTTGCTTGAGCCAGTAATGACTGCAATTCTTGCTTGGTTCATCTTCTCGGAAAGCCTAAGTTTGGTTAATTTGTTAGCTCTTAGTTTCATATTACAGGGTATATATCTAGCAAAAACAGGGAAAGGCGCAGATGTAGAAAAACCTGATTAA